A region of Salvelinus alpinus chromosome 6, SLU_Salpinus.1, whole genome shotgun sequence DNA encodes the following proteins:
- the LOC139579408 gene encoding up-regulator of cell proliferation-like, with product MEVLSKTGLEDHNENKLTLSTVLEINADTTSDEPLTTMQSIPGAFLKKLMMANLNARSVKCMSTDTGGSFWGTNHFDNLKSDSDNSNVINPLDLITALFLCSDSFLQQEMVQKMSMCQFAVPLLLPNCDTEQITLMLWALRDIVKKFRLSSQTSTKAFVVERIVLSDIPMVSFVRLGEIRVSKSQILNKLLSNPQQYHDTFVHHDMECGDIPHRISDGLVEISWYLPCGNRNIDMLTEPVVVANLRGDIRSFEKQFSFLCQTSAAVYIFTDDLESDLNLLKSKNTKAELILVVNSQRKSFRVDTLKEMTTNCSINDQNVIVKKKKNDAEFVKTLQSSVGAIIENTQNWLTVENMTDIARHSGILVDEDRNECQSARKMADEITSNITDTVKFKDKQLPLQGKIWKELSQLEKERCRQRKQGDQDIEHYKSSLKKKEKGLREKQQTCDMSDAMESFISGLSGSGAERSYFLKWMRINLDNLSPKNLSGLRDRYKDLCQYSPERKDDIKDLDKQLSDCSLGLEHFLRELGQLYEAACSLPEDSPQRKQMEHLPGLCAQMLLDGFPIELVDGDASNIPLKWISAVLTQLHTLVDSNSMILVVSVLGVQSTGKSTLLNTMFGVQFAVSSGRCTRGAFMLLIKVNKELKEELKCDFIMIIDTEGLKSPELSQLDDSYEHDNELATLVIGLSDVTIISMSMENNTEMKDILQIVVHTFLRMKELGKKPVCHFVHQNVSDMSAHDNNMRERKKLLEQLNEMTQAAARMEKKENITKFTDVMEYDPDTSSCYIPGLWHGTPPMAPVNAGYSEAVYDLKKSLMQDLIKCQSNDDITHFLKWTESLWESVKSEK from the coding sequence ATGGAGGTGTTGTCAAAGACTGGACTAGAAGATCATAATGAAAACAAGCTGACGTTAAGTACTGTCCTTGAGATAAATGCTGATACTACATCAGATGAACCTCTTACCACTATGCAGTCAATTCCAGGGGCCTTCCTTAAGAAATTAATGATGGCAAATCTGAATGCTAGGAGTGTCAAATGTATGTCCACTGATACAGGTGGTTCATTTTGGGGAACAAACCATTTTGACAATCTAAAAAGTGACTCTGATAACAGTAATGTGATTAATCCACTGGACCTGATTACAGCCCTGTTTCTGTGCTCAGACAGTTTCCTGCAGCAGGAGATGGTCCAGAAAATGTCCATGTGTCAGTTTGCTGTTCCTCTGCTGCTGCCCAACTGTGACACAGAACAAATCACTTTGATGCTGTGGGCCTTGAGGGACATAGTGAAGAAGTTTAGACTCTCTTCCCAAACATCCACAAAGGCTTTTGTGGTGGAGAGAATTGTACTCTCTGATATTCCTATGGTGTCCTTTGTTAGGTTAGGGGAGATTAGAGTGTCTAAGTCTCAGATCTTGAACAAGTTGCTTAGTAACCCTCAGCAGTACCATGACACATTTGTTCATCATGATATGGAATGTGGTGACATCCCTCATAGAATCTCAGATGGTCTGGTTGAAATCAGCTGGTACCTTCCATGTGGGAACAGAAACATAGACATGCTCACAGAGCCTGTGGTGGTGGCCAATCTCAGAGGAGACATCAGGTCCTTTGAAAAACAGTTCTCCTTTCTGTGTCAAACATCAGCTGCAGTTTACATTTTCACTGATGATTTAGAGTCAGATCTCAATTTGTTGAAAAGCAAAAACACAAAAGCAGAGTTAATTCTAGTCGTCAACTCTCAACGAAAATCGTTCAGAGTAGACACATTGAAAGAAATGACCACAAACTGCAGTATCAATGACCAAAATGTGATTGTGAAGAAAAAGAAAAACGATGCAGAATTTGTCAAAACCCTGCAATCATCTGTTGGtgccatcattgaaaatactCAAAACTGGTTGACAGTGGAAAACATGACTGACATAGCTCGTCACAGTGGGATTCTGGTTGATGAAGACCGCAATGAATGTCAGAGTGCCAGGAAGATGGCAGATGAAATCACCAGCAACATCACAGACACAGTCAAATTCAAAGACAAACAACTACCCTTACAAGGGAAAATCTGGAAAGAGCTTTCCcagttggagaaagagagatgtagaCAGAGAAAACAAGGGGATCAAGACATTGAACACTACAAGAGCTCTCTGAAGAAAAAGGAGAAAGGGCTGAGAGAGAAGCAACAAACATGTGACATGTCAGATGCAATGGAAAGCTTCATTTCAGGATTGTCAGGTTCAGGAGCGGAGCGTTCCTATTTCCTCAAATGGATGCGGATAAATCTGGACAATCTGTCACCGAAGAACCTGTCTGGTTTAAGGGACCGGTACAAAGATCTTTGCCAATATTCTCCGGAGAGAAAAGACGACATTAAAGATTTGGATAAGCAATTATCTGATTGTTCCTTAGGTCTTGAACACTTCCTGCGTGAGTTGGGCCAGTTATATGAAGCTGCCTGCTCCCTCCCTGAAGACAGTCCTCAAAGGAAACAGATGGAGCATCTCCCTGGATTGTGTGCTCAGATGCTGTTGGATGGTTTCCCCATTGAGCTTGTGGATGGAGATGCATCAAATATCCCTCTGAAATGGATTTCAGCTGTTCTGACTCAGCTTCATACTCTTGTGGACTCTAACAGCATGATCCTGGTTGTCTCAGTTTTAGGGGTCCAAAGCACTGGGAAGTCCACTCTCCTCAACACCATGTTTGGGGTCCAGTTTGCTGTCAGCAGTGGAAGATGCACCAGAGGGGCCTTCATGCTACTGATTAAAGTCAACAAAGAACTCAAGGAGGAGCTGAAATGTGACTTCATCATGATCATTGACACAGAGGGGTTGAAATCACCAGAGTTGTCTCAACTAGATGATAGCTATGAACATGACAATGAACTGGCAACACTGGTGATTGGACTCAGTGATGTCACAATTATCAGCATGTCCATGGAGAACAACACAGAGATGAAAGACATTCTACAGATTGTTGTTCATACCTTCCTCAGGATGAAGGAATTGGGGAAGAAGCCAGTATGTCATTTTGTGCACCAGAATGTGTCAGACATGTCTGCTCATGACAACAACATGAGAGAGCGGAAGAAGTTGTTGGAACAGTTGAATGAAATGACCCAGGCAGCAGCCAGAATGGAGAAGAAGGAGAATATCACCAAGTTCACTGATGTGATGGAGTATGATCCAGACACAAGCAGCTGCTACATCCCAGGCCTCTGGCATGGGACTCCACCTATGGCTCCAGTCAATGCTGGATACAGTGAGGCTGTGTATGATTTAAAAAAGAGCTTGATGCAAGACTTAATAAAATGCCAGAGTAATGATGACATTACACATTTCCTGAAGTGGACAGAAAGCTTGTGGGAGTCTGTGAAATCGGAGAAATGA